The genomic DNA CACGCATGGGCGTTCCGGTTCGTGAATCCCAAGACCATCGCGAGCCATGCGACGAGAAAGCAGGAGCGAGTGAACATGCTGCGCCTCTACGCCTATCTCGTACAAGAGAAGATCCTGCGCGACCCTTCATCGCTCCGAGTGGCGGTCGCTGCCCTCGTTCCGCGGAGTGCGGACTCAGGGTGGCAGGACCAGCATCCCGACTATTTCTCGACGGCGACCTACTGGTCAACGCAGCGTCTCTGGAAGTTTATCGGCGTGCCGTATGACGCTGTCACCACAGCGATCGAGAACATCGCGGGCGAGTTCAGAGATCAACTGCGAATGGGGCTTCGCGCCCTTTTGCCCGAGACAGATTCCAAGCAGACCTGAGGCATGCTCGACCAAGCCATTGCACACCGCTGACAGGGAGATCACACCATGGGAAAGGCCGAACGGACCGTCGAAGAGCTCGTGAGCATGATCGAGAGCAAGGAGCTCCGACTCCCCGAGATGCAACGCCGCTATGTCTGGAAGGCGACTCGCGTGCGCGACCTCCTGGACTCTCTTTACCGTGGCTATCCCTCTGGCGCCATTCTCGTCTGGGAGGCCGAGGGGCAGGTGCCCGAGCGTTCGTTCGCGGTTGAGCAGTCCAAGAACACCGTTCAGTCCGGCCTGCTCCTTCTCGACGGCCAGCAACGCCTGACGTCACTCTCGGCCGTGGTCCGAGGGGTTCCGGTGACCGTCCGCGGCCGCAGCCGCCCCATCGACATCCTCTTCAACCTCGACCATTCCGACAAGTTGACCTACGTCACCGAAGTCCACGAGGAGGACGACGACGAGTCCGAAGTCGACGATGAGTTCGGTGCCGACGCCACCGAGGACGACCTCCAGAAGCGATTGAGTGAGATGGCGTTCGTGGTGGAAACCCGCCAGCTCGCGGCTCGCCCGAACTGGGTGAGCGTCACGGATGTCTTCAAGACCGCGGACAACGCCTCATTCCTGAAACGCGCCGGCGTCAAGGACTTCGACGACCCGCGATTCACGCTCTACAACGATCGCCTGAACAAGCTCCGCGCCATCCGCAAATACATGTACCGCATCGACATCCTCGAGCGCTCCATGTCCTATGAGGAAGTGACCGAGATCTTCGTCCGCGTGAACTCACTCGGGGCGAAGCTCCGAAGCTCTGACCTGGCCATGGCACAGATCACGGCAAAGTGGCCCCAGTCTCTCAAGGTCCTTGAAGAGTTCCAGGAGTCCTGCGCAAAGGCCGGGTTCGAACTGGAACTCGGCATCGTCCTCAAGAACCTGGTCGCGTTCGCCACCGGTCAAAGCCGCTTCAAGGTCGTCGGCAACCTCTCGATCGATCGGATCAAGTCCGCGTGGAAGCCGAGCACTCAGGGAATGGAGTACGCCATCAACTTCAGCCGCAGCAACGCCGGGATCAGCGGCCACGCACTGCTCTCCTCGCCCTACCTTCTGATTGCGCTCGCCGTCTTCGCAGAGAAGTCGAAGTACCAACTCTCGCAGGCCGACGAGGCATCCCTCCGGTACTGGCTGCTCGCCGCGAACGCCAAGGGCCGATATTCCCGGGGCTCCTCCGAGACGATCCTCGACCAGGATCTCGCGACCATCGCGTCCGGACGCGGACCACTGGGGCTCATCGAGCGGGCCGAGTCTGCGTTCGGGCGCCTCAGCGTCCTGCCCACCGACCTCGCTGGCCGGAACCAACGAAGCGCCCTCTTCAAGACCATGTTTCTGGCTTTCCACGCCGCCGGCGCCATGGACTGGGAACAAGCGGTTCGCATCTCGCTCGCTCACCGGGGCAAGATGCAATGGCTCCAGTTTCACCACATCTTCCCGCGCGCGGTTCTGAAGGGCGTTTATAAACCCGTCGAGATCAACGACATCTGCAATCTGGCGTTCATAGGGGGCCGCACAAACCGGCGCATCAGCAGCAAGGAGCCTGCGGTGTATCTCGCCGCTCTGCTCGATAAGCACGGCCCGAAACAGCTCGAAGCGCAGTGCATCCCCACCGATCGGGCCCTCTACGCCATTGACCGCTTCCCGGAGTTCCTCGAAGCACGCCGCCAGCTCGTTGCGGCACGGCTCAACGACTTCCTTGAGAGTGCCAGAACACTGCGGTGATCGATACCGCAGAGGAGGGTTTGACGACCCATGGAGAGCATCACTCAGGCACTCTCGTCGTTGGCGTCTGATCTCGCGGCCAGGCGAGACGAGATCGACCCGCCAGCCGAGCGATTCTCGACGCATCCCGAACGATGTTGGTACTTCGAAAGGGGCCTCGGACATGAAGGAGACGATGAACCGCTGCCCCCGCTTCGCCCCGCGCTCGACGCTTGTCTCGCCACGCTTTCCGACAATTCATTCCAGAGACTGGCCGCAGGCATCGACGCGGCGCATTTGCAAGCCGTAACCGCCTCGCTGCGAGAGCACGAGACGAGACTTCGGAATCGATTCGATGCCGCTGTGGACGCGATCGAGTCGTGCAGATTGGCTGCGATCAGTGAGGCCAACAAGCTGGTCCTGCAGTGGCTTGGCGTCCGGTCGCGTCGCCGGCGCACATACCTTTTCACCGCCGAGTCCTTGCGAGTCGCACTCGATCCTGACGGTCCGATTGGTGGAACGCCGCAACGACGCCGCGCTCTCGCAAAGGCGATCGAATCGGGAGGACGAGTCTCCAGATACCAGACATCCATCGGCCCACCCAAACGTCCCAGATCGGCCAAGGAAGTGGCGTCCCGGTACTGGGTTGCTCTCACGGATGCCGATCGCGAGATCGCCGGGATTCGGGCACAACTGAGCGCGGATGTGAAGGCCGTCGTGGACTATCTCAACTCCGCCGCGGCACTCGTAGACGCGAGCCAGTGGATTCGCTCCGAGGACGCTGCAAGGCGCTCCGGGATAGCCGCCGACACCATCCTCAAGCGAAGCAAGCGCGAGGAATGGCCAACCAGAGGGGCGGGCAGAATGCGCTGCTATCGACTCTCGGACCTTGAGAATGCATGGCCAGGCAAGAACTTCAGGACGGACACAACACCGGGAATGAGAAAGCAAAAATTGTGCCCGGACAACTCCGGACATATGCGGAAAGGCCAACGCACCGGCTAGACCTGACATGAACTCGCGTCTGAAGTCTCGCACACGCGGCTGATCGCGTGCTGGAGACACAGAATGCGAAGCGATACCTCTGCACGTCCCTCCCCCACCGACCCAGCTCTGCTTGATCTGCACACGGCCGCGCAACGCCTCGGCCTGAGTCACCGGACGGTTTGGGAGATGGCTAAGAAGGGCACGCTCCCCACAGTTCGAATCGGCCGGCGCGTGCTCATAAACGCCCGAGCTCTCGACAAGTGGATCTCCGCCCGAACAAAGGGAGGCGCGGCATGAGGGAGCCCCCTATCAACGACGCGGCCCCGGCGGCAACCGGGGCAGGCGTCAGGATCGAAAACGTCTGTATCCAGTCTACGCCCCCAGCCCATGATTGGAGAACGATCGCCCTTCAATGCTGCATTCGTGATAGGGGCTACATCGAGGAGCGTGCGCCATGAGCCGCGGAAGCGGCGGCAACACGCAGCGCAAACTCACCGGCCCATTGCGACTGGACGCCGCGATCGGCAACGCCACACTCGCGCGAGGTGAGAAGGCGATCCTACACGCGATCGGTCGCAACGTGAACTTCGAAACTTGGACGTGCTTTCCCTCCATCGTGACCATCGCGAAGAGCGCGGGCTATTCAGAGCGACAGACTTCAGAGATTGTCCGCCGATTACACGAGAAGAACATCCTGCACTTCGATCGCAAGTCTCGGGGCGGGCGTGCTGGCGACGGGCGCGGCATCACGCACGTCTATCGGCTGGACATCGACATGTTGGAGTCGCTTATCAACCCCGAAGGGATTGCGGGGTTTACCTCGAAACGTGGGCGCGTGAACCCAGAACCGAACGAGAATGAACCCCGAGGTCAGTGCGAACAAACAGACCATCCATCACACCAGTCGAACAGACCATTCACCGCAGCACCCGAGCCCGGAAAGGAATCAGCTAGCGCGGCATGGATGGATGGGCATGACTCGCCCGATCTCCGGGCGGAGCTCATGAGGCAAGGCATCGCCGGTCCCAACCTCGACGCGCTCGTGGCCTCCGGGCGACTCACAGTCGCACAGGTACGAGCTGAGGCCACCAGCGTCGATGCTGCTCCCGGAGTGCGGAACAAGGCCGCCGTCTTGGCCAAGCGGCTTCTGAGAATCGCAGGCATCGAATCAGCCCGCCAACGCACGCTCGCTCGTGACATCGATCCTGTGGTGGGTCGGATCGAGCAGCTGCGCCGATCCAAAGTCCGCGATTCTTGATCGCACCCACTTGCGCCATCTCGCAAGACATGGCATAATGCACATACCGAAGGAGGGTGAATCAATGTCCAGCATCATCCGTGATCCCGAAGGCCGCAAGCGCATCACGTTCGGGCCCGTCGATGCACGCCGCACGATCCGACTCGGAAAGTGCGGCATCGGCGACGCCGAGAAGTTCCGAGTCCGCGTGGATGCGCTCATCTCGGCCCGCGCCCTGAACCAGTCCCCTGACGCTTCCACCGCCGAGTGGCTCCGGGGTCTCCCCGCCGCCATGCACGAGCGGCTTGTCCGCGTCGGGCTCGCCGATCCCCGCGTGGCCCCCGAATCGACCTCGCTCGGCTCGCTGCTCGATCGGTTCGTGAACGCGGGCGTGATCAAAGCATCGACCCGAGCGGCATACCGACAGGCGACGGAGAGTCTCCGCAAACATCTCGGTGCCGATACCCCCGTTGACGCGCTCACGCCCTCAGATGCCGACCGCTGGCGCAAGGCGATCGCGGACGAGGGGCTCGCCCCTGCCACTGTTGCGAAACGAGTGAACATCGCGAAAGCTATCTTCCGCAAGGCAGTTCGGTGGGAGATCATCGACGCGAGCCCCTTTGAAGACCTCCGCTCCGGCTCTCAATGCAACCCCGACCGGGCGTACTACGTCTCAACAGAGTGCATCCGCGCCGTCCTGGATGCCTGCCCCGATCATCACTGGCGAGCGATCATCGCACTGGCAAGGTTCGCGGGGCTCCGCTGTCCATCCGAGCACTTGGGATTGAAGTGGTCGGACGTGAACTGGGAGCGGGCTCGCCTCACGGTTCGGAGCCCGAAGACCGCAGCCCACGAGGGACACGCCCAGCGCGTGGTGCCGATCGCCCCGGAACTCTTTGGCATCCTCACCGCGCTCTTCGACGGTGCCGAGCCAGGCACCGACGCCATGCTTCCTCGCCTCCGCGAGCCGGGCGTGAACCTCCGCACGACGTTTCAGAAGATCATCGTTCGCGCGGGCGAACCCGTCTGGCCGCGGCTCTTCCACAATCTCCGGGCCTCATGCGCCACCGATTGGGTTGAACGGTTCCCCGCCCACGCCGTCGCCAAATGGCTCGGCCACTCCCCGATGATCGCGGCCCAGCACTACCTCCAGACCCGCGATGCACACTTCGACCTCGCGGCTGGACTCACGCCAAGCGGCGCAGAATCCGGCGCACCTGCGGCGCAAAACGAGGCGCAGCACCCACCGGCCCCGAATCGCAAGGACTCGAAGGAACGTCTGGAAGTCTCGGTTGAGAGTGGGTTTATGCGTGATCCTGCGATCAATCGCGAATCGACGCGAAACAAGAAAGTGGGCGCAACAGGACTCGAACCTGTGACCTCGGCTATGTGACAGCCGCGCTCTAGCCAACTGAGCTATGCGCCCGAACACGCCATCGGCGTGGCCTGAGGATAGGCCGCCACTTGCACCCTTTCCCCAGCCGGGGCGTCAACCGGTCGCACCAGCACGCATGCCTGAAACGTGCACCGTTCGGGCGTCACTGCCGCTCGAGCGCAACCACGAACGAGCGTCCGTCCGTGCCGTGTCGAATAGTCACCGTTCTCGCCGCGGCGTCAATCGCGTCCACACGCCAAGCTCCATCGACATCGCTGCCGGCCCTCAGCATCTTCCCGCCGATCAACGCGACGTCGCCCGACACACTCCGCATGATCCCCGTCAGTCTGATCACCGGTTCCGGATCCATCCTCTCCGGAGCAATCGCGATCACCGCCTCAGGCAGCGGCACGCTCGACACCGCAACCTCAGGGAATGGCGACCCGTCAATCGGCGCAGACTGACGCTCGTTCGCAAGCCCCCTCACCCAAGAATCATCCGGCAACACCAGCTTCTGTGCCTCGATGGACTTGTGTCCGGCCACGCTTGCCCTCGCGCTCGAAGGGCCGGGGGCCAGCGTATTCATGCAGAGCACGCAAGCCACCGGACACACAACAGCAGCTATTGCCACGAACTTTGCATGCCGTCGCACGCGTGTTGCTTCCATCACTCTTTCCCCTTGGCCGAGGCCTCGATCAGCGGCTTGGAGAGCCGATAGTGTGCGGTCTCGATCGTCGCGCGAACAGCATTCGGCCGAGTCAGATCGCGCCCAGGTAGCAGCTTGAAAGACACCACCTTCGACAGGCCCGTCCGCTCTTCGATCGACTCCACGAACGACGCAATAGAGCCGTACGCCCCCGAGACCTCGATGCTGTACCCCGCGCCGACCACAGTCGGGCTTGTCGGCTGCCCCTTCTCGGCCCTTGTGCCCTTTGCCACGCCCCCCTTCGAAGCTGTTGACGAAGCAATCGTGATCCGTTTCGGATCCATCCGATCGATCGAGAGCTCGTGCTCACGCGCCAACTCGCCGATCGTCTCATAGAGATGCCCGGTATCCGAGGACAGATCGCACATTCGCTGCAGACGCAATGCATGATCTGTTACTGTCGTCATGGCAAAGGCAGGGTCCACCGGATCGCTCTCAAGCACGGATGCCGCGCGATCTATCTGCGCCTGTGCCTTCGCAACCTCAGCCGTCGCCCTGTCGAGACGTGACTGCATCGGCCGTGCGACCAGCGTCCACGAAGCCGACAACAACAGCGCGACGCACCCGGCCTCGACCATTGGTGACATGAGACTCGTTCTGCCTTTCACATGCCACCTCCGGTCTCGCTCGCGTACGCCTCGCTCTGCTTCAGCTTCATCGAGATCGAGAACGTCCGCGACGGAGACCCCTGCAACTGCTGGAGCCGCGTCGACCCAAGCGTCACTCCATCGAAGACGGGCACGCCCGAGAGCCACGCCATCAACGCACGCAGAGAATCGCCGTGCTGCTCCGTGATGCTCGCCGATCCCCGCAGCGTCAT from Phycisphaeraceae bacterium includes the following:
- a CDS encoding DUF262 domain-containing protein, with amino-acid sequence MGKAERTVEELVSMIESKELRLPEMQRRYVWKATRVRDLLDSLYRGYPSGAILVWEAEGQVPERSFAVEQSKNTVQSGLLLLDGQQRLTSLSAVVRGVPVTVRGRSRPIDILFNLDHSDKLTYVTEVHEEDDDESEVDDEFGADATEDDLQKRLSEMAFVVETRQLAARPNWVSVTDVFKTADNASFLKRAGVKDFDDPRFTLYNDRLNKLRAIRKYMYRIDILERSMSYEEVTEIFVRVNSLGAKLRSSDLAMAQITAKWPQSLKVLEEFQESCAKAGFELELGIVLKNLVAFATGQSRFKVVGNLSIDRIKSAWKPSTQGMEYAINFSRSNAGISGHALLSSPYLLIALAVFAEKSKYQLSQADEASLRYWLLAANAKGRYSRGSSETILDQDLATIASGRGPLGLIERAESAFGRLSVLPTDLAGRNQRSALFKTMFLAFHAAGAMDWEQAVRISLAHRGKMQWLQFHHIFPRAVLKGVYKPVEINDICNLAFIGGRTNRRISSKEPAVYLAALLDKHGPKQLEAQCIPTDRALYAIDRFPEFLEARRQLVAARLNDFLESARTLR
- a CDS encoding helix-turn-helix domain-containing protein — its product is MRSDTSARPSPTDPALLDLHTAAQRLGLSHRTVWEMAKKGTLPTVRIGRRVLINARALDKWISARTKGGAA
- a CDS encoding site-specific integrase, which codes for MHIPKEGESMSSIIRDPEGRKRITFGPVDARRTIRLGKCGIGDAEKFRVRVDALISARALNQSPDASTAEWLRGLPAAMHERLVRVGLADPRVAPESTSLGSLLDRFVNAGVIKASTRAAYRQATESLRKHLGADTPVDALTPSDADRWRKAIADEGLAPATVAKRVNIAKAIFRKAVRWEIIDASPFEDLRSGSQCNPDRAYYVSTECIRAVLDACPDHHWRAIIALARFAGLRCPSEHLGLKWSDVNWERARLTVRSPKTAAHEGHAQRVVPIAPELFGILTALFDGAEPGTDAMLPRLREPGVNLRTTFQKIIVRAGEPVWPRLFHNLRASCATDWVERFPAHAVAKWLGHSPMIAAQHYLQTRDAHFDLAAGLTPSGAESGAPAAQNEAQHPPAPNRKDSKERLEVSVESGFMRDPAINRESTRNKKVGATGLEPVTSAM